The window ATACGAACATCCAGGACAACGCGGTGCTCCACCTTGCGGACGACTACCCGTGTCTGGTCGGAAACCATGTAACGGTCGGACATTCGGCGATCGTGCATGCCTGCAGGATAGAAGACGAAGTATTGATCGGAATGGGAGCAACGATTTTGGACGGCGCCGTGGTCGGGGCGCAAAGTCTTGTCGGCGCTCACGCACTGGTTACTCAGAGGACGGTTGTTCCGCCCGGTTCACTTGTCGTGGGATCACCGGCAAAAGTTGTGCGACCCTTGACCGACCGGGAGCGGGCGGAACTCAGAATCTCGGCCGAAAAATACGCGAAAAACGCGACGTTCTGCCTGGGCACGTGAACGCCAACGCCATGTGTATCGCGCTTAAATGCACGCCGATCAAAACTGCGGCAATTCCCTAAAAACAAGATCGTTCTGTCATTCGGGGTGTGCAGTCAGACGCACAGTTCACAAGCGTTGGGATGATGTCATAGTCTCCACCGTCGCCCAGATTGGCACCGCTATCGTGATTGATGAATTCAGTCACAGTTCGGGCTGGGGACTTGAAGGTTTTCCTGTCTGATGGAAGACTGACGCAAAATGTTGACGGCTAGCATGCCGTAAGCTAGTTTCGGGTTGTTAACCCAGACGCTAACGAAAAAAGCGACAAGCATTTTATGAAAAGATCTATTGTTACTCGAGAGAGGTTTCACGCGAGAGCGTTCACTCTTATCGAACTGCTGGTGGTCATCGCGATCATTGCCATTCTCGCTGCCTTGCTCTTGCCGGCCTTGGCGAAGGCCAAAACCAAGGCGCAGGGTATTTTGTGCATGAGCAACAGTAAACAGCTGATGCTTGCGTGGAATTTGTACGCGGGAGATTTTAATGATTCACTTGTGCGATCGGCCGGACTGGACTCGCTTGTGGCCACGGTGAGCCCGACCAAGAATTATCCTCTTAATCAGTGGTGCATGGGCACGATGGACGCAGCCCCCAGTTGGACCAATTATATTTTGATACAGGACTCACTGCTGTTTCCTTACGTCAAGAGTCTGGGGGTATATAAATGTCCTGCTGATCGCAAGACAACCAAGGATCCTTACGGGGCCAAGGGTGGCGGAGTACCCACCGTCCGCAGTATGTCAATGAATGCGTGGATGAATCCTATCAACGCGTGGGCCGCAGATCACGTCATAGGCTCCCTCCCTTACTACCGGAGTTTCCGCAAATACTCGCACATCCTCAAGCCAAGTGAAACCTGGGTGACGTTGGACGAGAATCCCGCCAGTATCAATGACGGCTGGTTTGTCTGCCATCCCGCCAGCGCAAGTTGGGTGGATATTCCGGCGACCTACCATAACGGAGCCAATGGTATGGCCTATTCCGACGGGCATTCGGAGATCAAGAAATGGAGAGATCCGGCAATCACTGCTCACAATGCGGCAATCGGCGCATCGCCAAAGGACAAAAAAGTCGATTTGCAGTGGCTGGAGGATCGGACCACCTATTAACTGGCGGGTTTCGATGACGAACTGAGACCGGTTCGGTGTTTGGAAGCGCGAGTTGGTTACAAGCCTAAGCTTCGTGTTCTTCCGTAACCTCAGCCAGCCGAAGTCTTCTCTCTTGTAACCACCAAGCGACGCCAATAGTCTTAGCAACCAGAGCTGCCCAAGGGATGCGCGGACGATCCGTACTCGCGGGCGGCGAACAAACAACGAACAAGCAAACACTATGAAACGAAATCTGTACTCTGTTATTAAACTGACCGCATGCCTTCTGGTAACGCTCGGTTTTCTGGCCCAAGCCGAGGACAAAAAGTCCGATCCAACCGGCACCTGGAAATGGAGCTTTACGACGCAGAACGGTCAGACTCGGGAGACGACGCTCAAATTGAAGCTCGATGGCGACAAGCTGACCGGCAGCATTTCCGGTCGCGGCGGGGAGACAGACATCACGGAAGCAAAACTCGATGGTGAAAGCATCTCGTTCCAGGTGACCCGCGAGTTCAACGGGAACAAGTTCACTCAAAAATACACCGGCAAGATCAGTGGCGACACCATCAAGGGCAAAGTGGAATTCGAACGGAACGGCCAGACGCAGTCCCGCGACTGGGAGGCCAAACGCTCTGCCAAGGAAAAAGATTCCGATAAAAAATAGAGCTTCGGGAAGGTGACCCCTTAAGGTGTCTTCAACAGGCTTCAGTAACACGCCCGTCACTTTTGCGACGGGCGTGTTGTTTTGTACAGCATGACGTTTCTTCGACCGAGAGCGGGACCGGCGCGTTTACTCTGACCTCGTCCTGCCAAACAGCAGTCGCAGGCTGTTCAGCACGACCACGACCGTGCTCCCTTCATGTCCAACGACGCCAATCGTGAGGGGGATGCCACCAAACAACGCAAAGCCGACGAGCGCCACGACGGTACCGAGCGATACGAACAGATTCTGCCGGATCACACGGCGGGCGCGCTTGCTGAGCCGGAAGGCGGTGAGGAAATTCTCAAGGCGATCGTGCATCAACACGACCTCGGCCTGCTCGAGCGCGGCGTCCGACCCGCGGGCGCCCATTGCCACGCCGACGTGCGCAGCCGCCAGGCTGGGGGCGTCGTTGACTCCGTCGCCAACCATCGCCACGAGCTTCCCCTGTTGCGCGAACGAATGAATGACGGAGACTTTTTGCTCCGGCTTTAATTCGGCGCGGACGTCGTCGAGATGAAGCTGTTCCTTCAGGTGCCTGGCGTTGAGTTCACGGTCTCCGGTCAGCACAACAGTTTGCAGTCCCTCGCTGCGGAGTTCCTCGACGACGGGCCGCGCCTGGGGTCGGATGTCATCGCGCAGCAAAACCCGCCCCACGAGACCGGCTTTAGCCAGCCATACTTCGGAAAATCGCGCGTCCGTCGGCGGCACTTTCGCCGCAAATTGCGCGGCGCTGCTCTCGTTCAACCATTCGCGGCGCCCAAGCAAAACCTTGTCTTCCCCGAAACGGGCCTTGAGGCCGAGACCCGCCACCGACTCAAAATCCTCCAGGCCGAGCACGGGCAGCTGCTGCTGTTTTCCGTAACGTGTGATCGCCCTGGCCAGCGGGTGCGTGGAAAGCCGTTCCAGCGAATAAGTCAACTCCGCGACTTCGCGCTCCCGTCCCGGTGGAAAACTTTCCACCCGCTCCACCTTCAGCTCGCCGGTTGTCAAGGTGCCGGTTTTGTCCATTGCCACGACATTGACTTCGGCCAGTTTTTCGACGGCCGCCCCTCCGCGAAACAAGATGCCGCGTCTGGCCGCCCAGGCGATGGCAGCCAGTACGGCGGATGGAATCGAAAGGACCAGCGCGCAGGGTGAAGCGACGACCAGCAGTGTCATGGCCCGGTAGAATGCGCTTTTGTTGACCGCGGTCGAGACGAACGGAGTATATCCAACGCCCAGCCACCAGACGAAGAACATCAGCAGAGAGAGGCTGAGGATCGCGTACGTATAACCGGTCCCGAACCGGTCCGTGAACCGTTGCGACGGCGCCTTGAGGTGCTGGGCTTCCTTGATGAGATGGATAATCTTCTGCAAAGCGCTTTCCTGCGCGCGCCGCAGCACGCTCACTTCCACAACGCCCCAGAGATTCAACGTGCCGGCCAGGACGTTATCACCGACGGCCTTGTCCACCGGGTTCGCCTCGCCGGTGAGGTTGGATTCGTCAGCCGCGGTGCTGCCTTTGAGGATTTCGCCGTCCACAGGAAACTGCTCGCCCGGTTTGATGAGCAGCTTCATGCCGGGTTGCAATCGTTCCACGGGCATCGCGTGCTGGTCGCCCGCGGGGTCGAGCGTAACCGCCGTTTTTGGCGCGGTCTTGAACAACGACCGGATTTCACGGTGCGTGCGGCCCATCGCGTAGTGTTCCAACGCTCCTGAAAAGGAGAATAGAAACAGCAGCGCCGCGCCCTCACCCCATGCGCCAATACTGGCGCTGCCGATCGCGACGACGAACATGAGGAAGTGAACATCCAGCGCGCGTTTTCGCAGCAACTCCCAGATTTCATGAACGGTGAACCAGCTCCCCGAGACGTAGGCGAGAACAAAGAGGACTTTTGCAGCCGGGACAATCCCGGAAAAACTGGCGGCAAGACCAAACAGGCCGCACAGCACCGCAGCGGCCAGTTGAAGCTTCCATTCGTGTTCGTGGTCGGCGTCTTCCGGCAGCACAACTTCACGGGGGACCAGGCGCGGCCATGGGATTTCCCGCCAGCGCCAGAATCGCGGCGCCGTCACACAGGTGATGCGGGCGA of the Candidatus Angelobacter sp. genome contains:
- a CDS encoding prepilin-type N-terminal cleavage/methylation domain-containing protein, which produces MKRSIVTRERFHARAFTLIELLVVIAIIAILAALLLPALAKAKTKAQGILCMSNSKQLMLAWNLYAGDFNDSLVRSAGLDSLVATVSPTKNYPLNQWCMGTMDAAPSWTNYILIQDSLLFPYVKSLGVYKCPADRKTTKDPYGAKGGGVPTVRSMSMNAWMNPINAWAADHVIGSLPYYRSFRKYSHILKPSETWVTLDENPASINDGWFVCHPASASWVDIPATYHNGANGMAYSDGHSEIKKWRDPAITAHNAAIGASPKDKKVDLQWLEDRTTY
- a CDS encoding heavy metal translocating P-type ATPase, with product MKADTGLPTTAPPDQTLCLTRTVAEAMNAEPALEAVKINRAQRSISVATLGLPKTPDLEGRLSAQIRQIELAESGLRCALLEGAPDCSTCPAPQPPEHRVKLAVRQEGDTTTIARITCVTAPRFWRWREIPWPRLVPREVVLPEDADHEHEWKLQLAAAVLCGLFGLAASFSGIVPAAKVLFVLAYVSGSWFTVHEIWELLRKRALDVHFLMFVVAIGSASIGAWGEGAALLFLFSFSGALEHYAMGRTHREIRSLFKTAPKTAVTLDPAGDQHAMPVERLQPGMKLLIKPGEQFPVDGEILKGSTAADESNLTGEANPVDKAVGDNVLAGTLNLWGVVEVSVLRRAQESALQKIIHLIKEAQHLKAPSQRFTDRFGTGYTYAILSLSLLMFFVWWLGVGYTPFVSTAVNKSAFYRAMTLLVVASPCALVLSIPSAVLAAIAWAARRGILFRGGAAVEKLAEVNVVAMDKTGTLTTGELKVERVESFPPGREREVAELTYSLERLSTHPLARAITRYGKQQQLPVLGLEDFESVAGLGLKARFGEDKVLLGRREWLNESSAAQFAAKVPPTDARFSEVWLAKAGLVGRVLLRDDIRPQARPVVEELRSEGLQTVVLTGDRELNARHLKEQLHLDDVRAELKPEQKVSVIHSFAQQGKLVAMVGDGVNDAPSLAAAHVGVAMGARGSDAALEQAEVVLMHDRLENFLTAFRLSKRARRVIRQNLFVSLGTVVALVGFALFGGIPLTIGVVGHEGSTVVVVLNSLRLLFGRTRSE
- a CDS encoding gamma carbonic anhydrase family protein gives rise to the protein MVDVVKQLETYLRRKPVIGRNVYIAQGAVVIGDVTIGDNSSVWYNAVLRGDINRIVVGHHTNIQDNAVLHLADDYPCLVGNHVTVGHSAIVHACRIEDEVLIGMGATILDGAVVGAQSLVGAHALVTQRTVVPPGSLVVGSPAKVVRPLTDRERAELRISAEKYAKNATFCLGT